From the genome of Nicotiana sylvestris chromosome 2, ASM39365v2, whole genome shotgun sequence, one region includes:
- the LOC104234879 gene encoding SKP1-like protein 1, producing MSSKKLLVLKTSDGEEFELDEAVAVRSEAIKNMVEDDCASNTIPLPNVDSKTMAKVVEYWKKHSEKGVSGDELKDFDKNYVKVLNYTELYHLILAANYLNDKELLDILCQETADRIKGKTPEEIRKAFNIKNDFTPEEEEQIRQENAWAFA from the coding sequence ATGTCTTCCAAAAAGCTCTTAGTCTTAAAGACAAGCGACGGCGAGGAATTCGAACTCGACGAGGCAGTGGCGGTGAGGTCGGAAGCCATCAAAAACATGGTGGAAGATGATTGTGCTTCAAATACCATCCCCCTACCTAATGTCGACAGCAAAACAATGGCCAAAGTGGTCGAATACTGGAAAAAACACTCCGAGAAGGGCGTCTCCGGGGACGAGTTGAAGGATTTTGACAAGAATTATGTGAAGGTGCTGAATTACACGGAGTTGTATCATCTAATTTTAGCTGCTAATTATCTTAATGATAAGGAGCTATTGGATATATTGTGTCAAGAAACTGCTGATAGGATCAAAGGGAAAACGCCCGAGGAAATACGTAAAGCATTTAATATCAAGAATGATTTTACCCCTGAAGAAGAGGAGCAAATCCGTCAAGAGAATGCTTGGGCCTTCGCTTGA